Proteins found in one Amycolatopsis umgeniensis genomic segment:
- a CDS encoding AAA family ATPase, whose product MRLTSLEARNFRSLREVRLPVREHLTVVIGENNGGKSNLLDLVRLLTDPLDGRRDRYWDADDVARMPGSGIVELGATFAMTSPTQLGIYSQGALDDMESVRYRVTYTAPVGSETRGKLTWVAGEGRSSDRDPEPEARGRLRHVYLPPLRDAQRELNSGSGNRLRVILNYLLNEHKVPVENFVGAVKRNLDTLRTAEETGAVLDGVESAVRAPLSDVSAGASPQVADISFADPDLLSIARSLRIRMNDQGLDPRDIRGSGLGYANLLYIATVVAELRTARDHDLTVFLVEEPEAHLHPQLQSLLVEYLRDAAEASAASPASAEYAGRIQVIVTTHSPLIAASAEVEDLVVLKRHPLRTGVDRPLDGMIADEWPALDRSRFESKVIPLADLDLKDASGKLKRYLDATRSAMLFGPRVILVEGVAESLLLPVFARKVLPRPAASPLFRTAATSTADEQADLDRGRWARFVGTTIVAIDGVDFAPYIRVLLTEAAGGRIAERVAVITDKDPALSYDRGEHLLSLARELGAEDRLKVFVADPTLEPELLRSGGAANFTVAEKAFNRQKRRIGPEVWTEINASTDPDERIRLFQKAFEEKNLRKGDFAQDVAELSTEHDEFVVPAYLSTAITWIAEPQP is encoded by the coding sequence GTGCGGTTGACGTCGCTGGAGGCTCGGAACTTCCGCTCTTTGAGGGAGGTGCGGTTGCCCGTCCGCGAGCACCTGACGGTGGTGATCGGCGAAAACAACGGCGGCAAGTCGAACCTGCTGGACCTGGTCCGTCTCCTCACCGATCCGCTCGACGGACGCCGCGACCGCTACTGGGACGCCGATGACGTCGCACGCATGCCCGGCTCCGGCATCGTCGAGCTGGGCGCGACCTTTGCGATGACCTCCCCGACCCAGCTGGGCATCTACAGCCAAGGTGCCCTCGACGATATGGAGTCCGTGCGATACCGAGTTACCTACACCGCGCCTGTCGGGTCCGAGACCCGGGGAAAGCTCACGTGGGTCGCTGGCGAAGGCAGATCGAGCGATCGCGATCCCGAGCCTGAAGCCCGTGGACGGTTGCGGCACGTGTACCTCCCGCCGCTCCGCGACGCGCAGCGCGAGCTGAACTCCGGCTCAGGCAACCGCCTGCGGGTGATCCTGAACTACCTGCTGAACGAGCACAAAGTCCCGGTGGAGAACTTCGTCGGGGCCGTGAAGAGGAACCTCGACACCCTCCGCACGGCCGAGGAGACAGGGGCGGTCCTTGACGGCGTCGAAAGTGCGGTACGCGCGCCGCTGTCGGACGTCTCGGCTGGCGCCAGCCCGCAGGTCGCGGACATCTCGTTCGCCGATCCCGACCTGTTGTCCATCGCACGATCGCTCCGAATCCGCATGAACGACCAAGGGCTCGATCCTCGCGACATCCGGGGGTCCGGGCTCGGCTACGCCAACCTGCTCTACATCGCGACTGTGGTCGCAGAATTACGGACCGCCCGGGATCATGACTTGACTGTCTTCCTCGTCGAGGAGCCCGAGGCGCACCTGCACCCCCAGCTGCAGAGCTTGCTCGTCGAGTACTTGCGGGATGCCGCCGAGGCATCGGCGGCATCGCCCGCATCCGCGGAGTACGCCGGCCGAATCCAGGTGATCGTCACGACGCATTCACCTTTGATCGCCGCTTCGGCCGAGGTCGAAGACCTCGTGGTCCTCAAGCGCCATCCGCTTCGAACCGGCGTCGACCGGCCTTTGGACGGAATGATCGCAGATGAATGGCCAGCGCTCGACCGCAGTCGATTCGAGTCGAAGGTGATCCCCTTGGCCGACCTGGACCTCAAGGACGCCAGCGGGAAGCTCAAGCGTTACCTCGACGCGACGCGAAGCGCCATGCTGTTCGGTCCTCGCGTCATCCTTGTGGAAGGTGTCGCAGAATCTCTGCTTCTGCCGGTTTTCGCGCGAAAGGTCTTACCCCGCCCCGCCGCATCACCACTGTTCCGCACAGCTGCCACGTCTACAGCCGACGAGCAGGCCGACCTCGATCGCGGGCGCTGGGCACGGTTCGTCGGTACCACGATCGTGGCGATCGACGGCGTGGACTTCGCCCCGTATATCCGGGTCCTGCTGACCGAAGCCGCCGGCGGACGCATCGCCGAACGAGTCGCGGTGATCACCGACAAGGACCCCGCACTAAGCTACGACCGGGGCGAGCACCTCTTGAGCCTTGCCAGGGAGCTCGGCGCTGAGGACCGGCTGAAGGTCTTCGTCGCGGACCCGACCCTGGAGCCCGAACTTCTGCGTTCGGGGGGAGCTGCCAACTTCACTGTCGCGGAAAAGGCGTTCAACCGGCAGAAGCGCCGGATTGGCCCCGAGGTGTGGACCGAGATCAACGCCTCCACCGACCCCGATGAGCGCATCCGGCTCTTTCAGAAGGCTTTCGAGGAAAAGAACCTTCGCAAGGGAGACTTCGCCCAGGACGTCGCTGAGCTCAGCACGGAGCACGACGAGTTCGTCGTGCCCGCCTACCTGAGTACTGCCATCACGTGGATCGCGGAACCGCAGCCGTGA
- a CDS encoding GNAT family N-acetyltransferase, protein MKISPLRQELIPQVIDLMELGAPYIRPRTYSDYWLYASLFSSTCPVATIDDALAGAVMAFRSQDNPDDVYIQDVMTHPSYRQRGVSKSLIADVRDHAVSCGAKRLYLTSEPENTAAHAAWPAMGFVNQPSDYKVNDIWVTADFKGPGKDRAVYEYHLG, encoded by the coding sequence ATGAAGATCTCGCCGCTTCGCCAGGAGCTGATCCCTCAGGTGATCGACCTGATGGAACTCGGCGCACCGTACATTCGGCCACGCACCTACTCGGACTACTGGCTTTACGCGTCACTGTTCTCCTCGACGTGCCCCGTCGCCACCATCGACGACGCGCTCGCCGGAGCCGTCATGGCCTTCCGCAGCCAGGACAACCCGGACGACGTCTACATCCAGGACGTCATGACACATCCCTCATACCGACAGCGGGGCGTGTCGAAGTCCCTGATCGCCGATGTCCGTGACCATGCCGTCTCGTGTGGCGCCAAGCGCCTCTACCTCACGTCCGAGCCAGAAAACACCGCCGCACACGCCGCGTGGCCAGCCATGGGGTTCGTCAACCAACCGAGCGACTACAAGGTCAACGACATCTGGGTGACGGCTGATTTCAAAGGACCTGGCAAGGACCGCGCGGTCTACGAGTACCACTTAGGGTAA
- a CDS encoding DUF4238 domain-containing protein translates to MNGWTFPPRRSSADLAQQRATLVPQRKKLVKNQHVVSRAVLKNFSFKDANGGDTLIPYNVRTKRELRPLGIGGCGKILHFIRYASQSLEDLWKSSVEDHLHQVSASIQDRSILGKPDLVTVVKDCIALHLVRSLRYLEVHSASIDQAQRALGPDLIGRFKQPLSRLFLAKYGLYPAGDEALECVVDEFFAEWRRVNSDGLMERQDVEQAFERIRGGFTPLQINVMYAPAGSEFLISDSPAFTYLFDATGERFTKIRSAVGDSNGVGMPIARDCFVTTAPDLGMGEVPAKFVDYLNMVQMEIAYEHVYYRQGSPLASFVSSAAAP, encoded by the coding sequence ATGAACGGGTGGACTTTCCCGCCGCGTCGGTCTTCTGCCGATTTGGCGCAGCAACGCGCAACTTTGGTGCCTCAACGAAAGAAGTTGGTGAAGAACCAACACGTAGTATCGCGGGCCGTGCTGAAGAATTTCAGCTTCAAGGATGCTAATGGTGGCGACACTCTCATTCCCTATAATGTTCGAACTAAGAGGGAGTTGCGTCCGCTCGGCATTGGCGGATGCGGAAAAATCTTGCACTTCATTCGTTACGCGTCCCAATCCTTGGAAGATCTATGGAAGTCCTCCGTCGAAGACCACTTGCATCAGGTGTCGGCTTCGATACAAGATCGCAGCATCCTTGGTAAACCCGACCTGGTCACTGTGGTGAAAGACTGCATTGCCTTGCATCTCGTGCGCTCCCTCAGGTATCTTGAAGTCCACTCTGCCAGCATTGACCAAGCCCAGCGCGCGCTCGGGCCCGACCTGATCGGCAGGTTCAAACAGCCGCTGAGTCGGCTATTTTTGGCAAAGTATGGCCTCTATCCGGCTGGCGACGAGGCGCTTGAGTGCGTTGTAGACGAGTTCTTTGCCGAATGGAGACGGGTCAACTCGGACGGCTTAATGGAGCGCCAAGACGTCGAGCAAGCCTTCGAAAGAATTCGAGGAGGATTTACTCCACTTCAGATCAATGTCATGTATGCCCCTGCGGGAAGCGAATTTTTGATATCAGATTCCCCTGCTTTTACCTACCTGTTCGACGCGACAGGGGAGAGGTTCACGAAGATCAGGTCAGCTGTCGGCGATTCCAATGGTGTCGGGATGCCTATTGCGCGAGACTGTTTTGTCACGACGGCTCCAGACCTAGGGATGGGTGAGGTGCCTGCCAAGTTCGTCGACTACCTGAACATGGTTCAGATGGAGATCGCCTACGAGCACGTGTACTACCGACAGGGGAGCCCGCTGGCATCTTTTGTTTCTTCCGCCGCCGCCCCTTGA
- a CDS encoding S1 family peptidase, which translates to MLRKTWSFAATAAVGIATTLAAPTATAVPATPPPPIEPTLIGGHPAAIAPPGITSLQYDAPDHGEQYVDYHTCGAALVFRGWVFTAAHCVTDPPTEATARATAIQWFNADPAPIPTADKAFHVRVGSLDRLAGGETATVSKIVIHPGWQWGKGAPKKTFDGAMLKLDHLTQQPTAQLARDAARRGDTISVYGWGVTEPDSTRSGLPRHLQQLDTRVTAPSRCAAAFLSAGEFCGDNPSDTDGSCYGDSGTPALATINGIPQLVGTASRSADPRFCGTQPDVFTSDPELRDWIYHVARTGNAT; encoded by the coding sequence TTGCTCAGAAAGACTTGGTCGTTCGCAGCCACCGCGGCGGTGGGCATCGCCACCACGCTGGCCGCCCCTACGGCGACGGCCGTTCCCGCCACACCACCGCCACCGATCGAGCCGACGCTGATCGGTGGCCACCCGGCCGCGATCGCGCCGCCGGGGATCACCTCGCTGCAGTACGACGCACCGGACCACGGGGAGCAGTACGTCGACTACCACACCTGCGGCGCCGCCCTGGTGTTCCGCGGCTGGGTGTTCACCGCCGCGCACTGCGTCACCGACCCACCCACCGAAGCGACAGCCCGAGCGACGGCCATCCAGTGGTTCAACGCCGACCCTGCACCGATCCCGACCGCAGACAAGGCCTTCCACGTCCGGGTCGGCAGCCTCGACCGGCTCGCCGGTGGCGAGACCGCCACAGTGAGCAAGATCGTGATCCACCCCGGCTGGCAATGGGGCAAGGGCGCGCCCAAGAAGACTTTCGATGGCGCGATGCTCAAACTTGATCATTTGACCCAGCAACCGACCGCGCAACTCGCCCGCGACGCCGCCCGACGTGGCGACACGATCTCCGTATACGGCTGGGGCGTGACCGAGCCCGACAGCACCCGCTCAGGACTGCCGAGGCACCTGCAGCAACTCGACACTCGTGTCACCGCGCCGTCGCGCTGCGCGGCCGCGTTCCTGTCCGCCGGCGAATTCTGCGGCGACAATCCCAGCGACACCGACGGCAGCTGCTACGGAGACTCCGGGACACCCGCGCTGGCCACGATCAACGGCATCCCCCAGCTCGTCGGGACCGCCAGCCGCTCGGCCGACCCCAGGTTCTGCGGAACCCAGCCCGACGTCTTCACCAGTGACCCGGAGCTGCGGGACTGGATCTATCACGTCGCCCGCACCGGCAACGCCACCTAG
- a CDS encoding inositol monophosphatase family protein yields the protein MALRLDLTSALSRAHTAMDLAVEHVLGHRPRQIRYKGDRDPVSDVDETVERLVHQFLATDDDADTGFLGEETGPIGNRDTYWVLDPIDGTINHQHGNPLCAIALGLVHNGQPALGVIALPLLGHRYSAAESGGAFRDDEPITPSSTDRLDKALIGFGDYGSGTDAGLRDVLCASLDRSFTARAQGLRRYGSTALDLVWVADGTLDACVLLGNRTWDTAAGAVIAREAGALVLDSDATPHSVHSRCAVAVTPGLSKDVMPLLRLLRGSSFWPSSNKADLDRLASTTHIGAEPLSHDFP from the coding sequence ATGGCGCTGCGGCTTGACCTCACGTCGGCACTCTCCAGGGCCCACACCGCGATGGACCTCGCTGTGGAGCACGTGCTTGGCCACCGTCCCCGTCAGATCCGTTACAAAGGTGACCGCGACCCCGTTTCGGATGTCGATGAGACCGTCGAGCGGCTCGTACACCAGTTCTTGGCAACCGACGACGACGCCGACACAGGTTTCCTTGGTGAAGAGACCGGCCCGATCGGAAATCGTGACACCTACTGGGTCCTCGATCCCATCGACGGCACGATCAACCACCAGCACGGCAACCCACTCTGCGCGATCGCACTCGGCCTGGTCCACAACGGACAACCCGCGCTCGGGGTCATCGCCCTGCCCCTTCTCGGGCACCGGTACTCGGCCGCTGAGAGTGGCGGAGCCTTTCGTGACGACGAGCCGATCACACCCTCAAGCACCGACAGGCTGGACAAAGCCTTGATCGGTTTCGGCGACTACGGCAGCGGTACCGACGCGGGTCTACGTGACGTCCTGTGCGCCTCCCTGGACCGCTCCTTCACCGCACGCGCACAGGGACTTCGCCGATACGGATCCACCGCACTCGACTTGGTCTGGGTCGCCGACGGAACCCTCGACGCCTGCGTTCTGCTCGGCAACCGCACCTGGGACACCGCGGCCGGCGCCGTCATCGCCCGTGAGGCCGGAGCTCTCGTTCTCGACTCCGACGCCACTCCACACTCCGTGCATTCCCGTTGCGCCGTGGCCGTCACTCCAGGACTGTCCAAGGACGTGATGCCCCTCTTACGCCTCCTCCGGGGAAGCTCGTTTTGGCCCAGCAGCAACAAGGCCGACCTAGATCGTCTCGCCTCCACAACGCACATCGGCGCTGAACCGTTGAGCCACGACTTCCCGTGA
- a CDS encoding 7-carboxy-7-deazaguanine synthase QueE, with the protein MPDPDRDLVVNETFGPTFQGEGPSTGRYAHFIRLFGCHLSCTWCDTPQTHDPNRYDLRAEQRILSIDDILSWLAAAPVDLLIITGGEPLLQPRALERLLHAIRDRALATEVEIETSGTIPPTDLLTAAATRFNVSPKLAHSGLRRHQRIRPAVLRHFAGTRKAVWKFVVQETDDLDEVQELVGTYDLHPVWIMPEGTDSSTVLTRMRLLAEPVLSRRWHLSPRLHTLLWENDRGR; encoded by the coding sequence GTGCCCGATCCAGACCGCGACCTGGTGGTCAACGAAACCTTCGGCCCCACCTTCCAAGGTGAAGGACCGAGCACTGGCCGGTACGCGCACTTCATCCGCCTCTTCGGCTGTCACCTGTCGTGCACGTGGTGCGACACCCCACAAACCCATGACCCGAACCGATACGACCTCAGGGCCGAGCAGCGAATTCTCTCGATCGACGACATCCTGTCCTGGCTCGCCGCCGCTCCGGTCGACCTGCTGATTATCACAGGCGGCGAGCCGTTGCTACAACCGCGCGCCCTGGAACGGCTACTGCACGCGATCCGCGACCGCGCCCTCGCCACCGAAGTCGAGATCGAGACCTCCGGCACTATCCCGCCCACGGACCTGCTCACCGCGGCGGCGACACGATTCAACGTCTCGCCGAAGCTCGCGCATTCTGGGTTGCGCCGACATCAGCGCATTCGCCCAGCGGTGCTGCGCCATTTCGCCGGCACCAGGAAGGCCGTCTGGAAGTTCGTTGTCCAAGAGACCGACGACTTGGACGAGGTCCAAGAGCTGGTGGGGACCTACGACCTGCACCCCGTCTGGATCATGCCGGAGGGCACCGACAGCTCCACCGTGCTGACACGGATGCGGCTGCTGGCTGAGCCCGTGCTGTCGCGTCGCTGGCACCTGTCTCCCCGGCTTCACACGCTGTTGTGGGAGAACGATCGCGGCCGCTAA
- a CDS encoding 6-pyruvoyl trahydropterin synthase family protein codes for MHDTEANGQIHSDQGKFAVAAVATPAHQISIKHTFETAHRLPQLRGKCTSLHGHSWRVTASVSAPALSSDGTVVEFGALKARVRQWIDTHLDHGTMLGIRDPLALPLYTAGSKVFRFGADDREAVSDEERLASDLPWPTVEAVAVLLRRVSQAVLIALPCAPKASIGRVFVRETHLNTAAYGPADAL; via the coding sequence ATGCACGACACGGAGGCAAACGGGCAGATCCACTCCGACCAGGGGAAGTTCGCGGTGGCCGCTGTCGCGACGCCAGCCCATCAGATCAGCATCAAGCACACTTTCGAAACCGCGCATCGGTTACCGCAGTTGCGGGGCAAGTGCACCAGCCTGCATGGCCATTCCTGGCGGGTCACGGCGTCCGTGTCTGCTCCTGCTCTGAGCAGCGACGGGACAGTCGTGGAGTTCGGCGCTCTCAAGGCCCGAGTCCGGCAGTGGATCGACACCCACCTTGATCACGGAACCATGCTCGGCATCCGGGATCCGCTCGCGCTGCCTTTGTACACCGCGGGATCCAAAGTCTTTCGCTTCGGCGCCGACGACAGGGAGGCGGTCAGCGATGAGGAACGGCTGGCCTCCGACTTGCCCTGGCCGACTGTCGAAGCAGTAGCAGTGCTGCTTCGACGAGTGAGCCAAGCCGTGCTCATCGCGCTGCCCTGCGCTCCCAAAGCCTCGATCGGACGGGTATTCGTCCGTGAAACGCATCTCAACACAGCGGCCTACGGCCCGGCGGACGCGCTGTGA
- a CDS encoding RNA polymerase-binding protein RbpA translates to MPRAVLRGYRWGGASVESDQAVEPAARVTARFECSHGHVFSVPFAADAELPPRWSCRQHGLEDCARIQAAVDDSIGGGEAKPPRTHLVILQERRTVAQLEVLLAEALTAIRRQGGPQPGCVHIGDRPYSFSYGS, encoded by the coding sequence ATGCCACGAGCTGTGTTGCGCGGTTACCGCTGGGGCGGCGCCAGCGTGGAGTCTGATCAAGCCGTCGAGCCCGCAGCCCGAGTGACGGCCCGGTTCGAATGTTCACACGGTCACGTGTTCAGCGTGCCCTTCGCGGCAGATGCGGAGCTTCCGCCGCGCTGGAGCTGCCGACAGCATGGACTCGAGGACTGCGCACGGATCCAAGCCGCGGTCGACGACTCGATCGGGGGCGGTGAGGCCAAGCCGCCTCGGACGCACCTGGTCATCCTGCAGGAGCGGCGCACCGTAGCCCAGTTGGAGGTCCTGCTCGCCGAGGCTCTGACGGCGATCCGCCGGCAGGGAGGTCCGCAGCCTGGCTGTGTACACATCGGAGACAGACCGTACTCATTCAGCTACGGCAGCTGA
- a CDS encoding helix-turn-helix domain-containing protein gives MTSTLKFTKGKQVTGAARSRMGSELKEMYERGSSIRALVELTGRSYGFIHRLLLESGVQLRPRGGRPFTRPPRRSTERVARQSGTR, from the coding sequence ATGACGTCGACCTTGAAGTTCACAAAAGGGAAGCAGGTCACCGGCGCCGCACGATCCCGCATGGGCTCGGAACTGAAGGAAATGTACGAGCGCGGTTCCAGCATTCGCGCTTTGGTCGAGCTGACTGGCCGATCCTACGGCTTCATTCACCGGCTCTTGCTTGAATCCGGCGTACAGCTGCGCCCGCGCGGCGGCCGCCCCTTCACCCGCCCGCCCAGGCGTAGCACTGAGCGCGTGGCTCGCCAGTCCGGTACCAGGTAG
- a CDS encoding flavoprotein: protein MVSAAPPVLRLEEFIPRLSADGWTVCVIATPTAASWVDLDALAAETGCVTRVHPRPPRQKEKSLPRADVILAAPLTFNSVNKWAAGISDTFALGVFNEMLGTEVPIVAAPCIKPALRRHPAYADSIARLTKAGVTLLDPDTITTRAEDGLANFDWSYVVSALHSAVTSDVDR from the coding sequence GTGGTCTCGGCAGCGCCGCCGGTGTTGCGGCTCGAGGAATTCATTCCCCGCCTGTCGGCTGATGGCTGGACGGTGTGCGTGATCGCGACACCGACGGCCGCCTCGTGGGTTGACCTCGACGCTTTGGCTGCGGAGACGGGATGTGTGACGCGGGTACACCCGCGGCCGCCTCGTCAGAAGGAGAAGTCGCTCCCGCGAGCCGACGTCATTCTTGCCGCGCCACTGACCTTCAACTCGGTGAACAAGTGGGCGGCAGGTATCAGCGATACTTTCGCCTTGGGCGTGTTCAACGAGATGCTCGGCACCGAAGTCCCCATCGTCGCGGCTCCGTGTATAAAACCCGCCCTTCGCCGCCATCCCGCGTACGCGGACAGCATCGCTCGACTGACGAAGGCCGGTGTGACGCTGCTCGACCCGGACACGATCACTACGCGCGCCGAGGACGGCCTGGCCAACTTCGACTGGTCGTACGTCGTCTCCGCCCTGCACAGCGCGGTCACGTCCGATGTGGATAGATAA
- a CDS encoding PIG-L deacetylase family protein, translating to MAHPDDAELWAGGTLARCSASTAAVTIAVPHHAEPGRDAEAAAGAAILGATLNQYDRPTMATLRELLLAVRPEVVITHPLRDVHPDHRALAETLVAALPDVVITTGHPRRVYTADSYNSLTLDGPIPAHTIIDITDTYDRKQRALAAHASQPIADHFGPMAETLARLWGSRTGRDYAENFVPLPVLGRLPATPAL from the coding sequence ATGGCCCACCCCGACGACGCCGAACTCTGGGCCGGCGGAACCCTCGCACGCTGCTCCGCCTCCACGGCCGCCGTCACCATCGCCGTCCCGCACCACGCCGAACCAGGGCGGGACGCCGAAGCCGCAGCGGGCGCGGCGATCCTGGGGGCCACGCTGAACCAGTACGACCGGCCCACCATGGCGACGCTGCGCGAACTACTGCTCGCCGTCCGGCCCGAGGTCGTCATCACCCACCCGCTGCGCGACGTCCACCCCGACCACCGCGCGCTCGCTGAAACCCTCGTGGCTGCCCTGCCCGACGTCGTCATCACCACTGGGCATCCACGCCGGGTTTACACCGCCGACTCTTACAACAGTCTCACCCTCGACGGCCCTATTCCCGCGCACACGATCATCGACATCACCGATACCTACGACCGAAAGCAGCGTGCTCTCGCGGCGCACGCCTCCCAGCCGATCGCCGACCACTTCGGGCCGATGGCCGAGACACTCGCACGCCTGTGGGGAAGCCGCACCGGCAGGGACTATGCGGAGAACTTCGTGCCGCTGCCGGTACTCGGACGCCTCCCCGCCACCCCTGCCTTGTGA
- a CDS encoding 5'-3' exonuclease, with protein MPAGVPLLLVDGHNLLWRAAFGFPAAILSRDKTRDLTAEFGFFALLRVAIREEMPEPPEVLVVFDGEHGAADRKDSDADYKANRVIDEAALKPLRAIPHVQRALTGYSITWIEIETAEADDVIATLVATTREREPGRRVWIMSGDRDFYQLVDEHVRALNTVMKRGRRHIGPAEVTERYNVTPGQWPDFCALKGDPADNIPGVKGIGEGTAATLLAGGLHLDQLPDSGRLTGSRKAKVTETWDQVLAWRELIRMRTDLTLPHHPTGDPTRELPRPADVIDKLGLW; from the coding sequence ATGCCTGCTGGCGTCCCTTTGCTCCTCGTAGACGGTCACAACCTGCTCTGGCGCGCGGCGTTCGGGTTCCCCGCCGCGATCCTCTCCCGCGACAAAACCCGCGATCTCACCGCCGAGTTCGGGTTCTTCGCCCTGCTCCGCGTCGCGATCCGCGAGGAAATGCCGGAACCGCCGGAGGTCCTCGTCGTGTTCGACGGCGAGCACGGCGCCGCCGACCGCAAGGACAGCGACGCCGACTACAAAGCCAACCGGGTCATCGACGAGGCCGCCCTCAAACCGTTGCGGGCGATCCCGCACGTCCAACGGGCCCTGACCGGCTACAGCATCACCTGGATCGAGATCGAGACCGCCGAAGCCGACGACGTCATCGCCACCCTCGTCGCCACCACCCGAGAACGCGAACCCGGCCGCCGGGTCTGGATCATGTCCGGCGACCGCGACTTCTACCAGCTCGTCGACGAGCACGTCCGCGCGCTCAACACCGTGATGAAGCGGGGCAGGCGGCACATCGGCCCCGCCGAGGTCACCGAACGCTACAACGTCACCCCCGGGCAGTGGCCCGACTTCTGTGCCCTCAAAGGCGACCCCGCGGACAACATCCCTGGCGTGAAAGGGATCGGCGAGGGCACGGCGGCCACGCTCCTGGCGGGCGGGCTGCACCTCGACCAGCTCCCGGACTCCGGACGACTGACCGGCTCGAGGAAGGCCAAGGTCACCGAGACCTGGGACCAAGTACTTGCCTGGCGCGAGCTCATCCGGATGCGCACCGACCTCACGCTCCCGCACCACCCGACCGGTGATCCCACGCGAGAACTGCCCAGGCCCGCTGACGTCATCGACAAGCTCGGGCTCTGGTGA
- a CDS encoding glycosyltransferase family 4 protein, which yields MSSAPPLTVAFVLASYTPNAPAGIERATAALAHGLRQLGHRSLILTAAPIDAQDDTVMRVASVGVAFPCDDDELRDAISTHGQDALLAAELCEVYREHRVDVAVYTDGLWGLGRAAPISGARTVLAMHVVGHDQDLEPALNRADLVIAPSRAVLDQARDRGYDTRGWQVVPNALLHDPAPPPESRREALRRHGPIRILARLGPEKNVRALLDAGRLVDRTVEVIVGEAGFEATLGGQAAELDRCRYAAAHLTLATVHGGGLDWDRVPSWLAQAAVVIVPSLRETFGLVALEAMSAGTPVVAFDVGNLPSLIGTGDDAGGVVIPRSWGEHGLWRAAEQLLADPVRYAHLSRAAYYRSRDYLPTTVAETFVKAVR from the coding sequence ATGTCTAGCGCGCCCCCGCTGACCGTCGCGTTCGTCCTGGCCTCCTACACCCCGAACGCGCCGGCCGGGATCGAACGCGCCACCGCCGCCCTCGCGCACGGCCTGCGCCAACTCGGCCACCGCAGCCTCATCCTGACCGCCGCCCCGATCGACGCCCAGGACGACACCGTGATGCGGGTGGCCTCGGTAGGCGTCGCCTTTCCCTGCGACGACGACGAACTGCGCGACGCGATCAGCACCCACGGACAGGACGCCCTGCTCGCCGCAGAACTATGCGAGGTGTACCGCGAGCACCGGGTCGACGTCGCCGTCTACACCGACGGCTTATGGGGTCTCGGCAGAGCCGCACCGATCAGCGGCGCGCGCACGGTTCTGGCCATGCACGTCGTCGGGCACGACCAGGACCTCGAGCCCGCCCTGAACCGTGCCGACCTGGTCATCGCACCGTCTCGGGCGGTACTCGACCAGGCCCGCGATCGCGGCTACGACACGCGCGGCTGGCAGGTCGTCCCCAACGCGCTGCTGCACGACCCTGCACCACCACCCGAGTCGCGGCGGGAGGCACTGCGACGGCACGGCCCGATCCGGATCCTGGCCCGGCTCGGACCGGAGAAGAACGTCCGGGCCTTGCTGGACGCCGGACGCTTGGTCGACCGCACGGTCGAAGTGATCGTCGGCGAGGCCGGGTTCGAGGCCACCCTCGGCGGCCAGGCGGCCGAACTGGACCGGTGCCGCTATGCGGCGGCCCACCTCACGCTCGCCACCGTCCACGGCGGCGGCCTCGACTGGGACCGGGTGCCGTCCTGGCTCGCGCAGGCCGCGGTGGTGATCGTGCCCTCGCTGCGCGAGACCTTCGGACTGGTCGCGCTGGAAGCCATGAGCGCCGGGACCCCGGTCGTCGCCTTCGACGTGGGCAATCTGCCCTCCCTGATCGGTACTGGTGACGACGCGGGCGGGGTGGTCATCCCCCGATCGTGGGGCGAACACGGTCTCTGGCGCGCCGCCGAACAGCTCCTCGCAGATCCAGTACGCTACGCACACCTATCCAGGGCTGCGTACTACCGCTCGCGGGACTATCTGCCCACCACAGTCGCCGAGACATTCGTAAAGGCGGTGCGGTGA